The following coding sequences are from one uncultured Desulfobacter sp. window:
- a CDS encoding DUF1611 domain-containing protein, protein MNQNQTENHSQTYMGTAVVLTRGLFHLNDAKTAHGLVRGTERFKIMGIIDEVNAGKDAGVVLDGIPRGISIFPSVQAYTGATGNTPDYAVIGVALCGGRLDDDWQSLVLDVMSQGISIVNGLHMPLSDIPVFRAAAEKYNVEIIDFRRSKPFDQLQYWTGKVFEVTTPRIAVLGTDCALGKRTTSRMLVEICRANEIKTEMIFTGQTGWLQGSPYGFILDATPNDFVCGELEAAIVDCAQTSSPDLMILEGQSALRNPLGPCGSELIVSGNAKGVILQHAPFRKFFDTVEAFGCRLPTVEDEVKLVEMYGAKVIAVTLNGEGGSREALVRYAQELNAATQLPVLDPLNDDLSALLPVIKTFIDNCGPKM, encoded by the coding sequence ATGAATCAAAACCAGACAGAAAATCATTCACAGACTTATATGGGAACCGCCGTGGTCCTGACCCGGGGCCTGTTCCACCTCAATGATGCCAAAACCGCCCACGGCCTTGTGCGGGGAACCGAGCGATTCAAAATCATGGGTATCATTGATGAGGTCAATGCCGGCAAGGATGCCGGGGTTGTGCTGGACGGAATTCCAAGGGGCATTTCTATTTTTCCCAGTGTGCAGGCATACACCGGCGCCACTGGAAACACCCCGGATTATGCAGTCATCGGAGTCGCCTTGTGCGGCGGACGGCTGGATGACGATTGGCAGTCGCTTGTCTTGGATGTCATGTCCCAGGGGATTTCCATCGTCAACGGTCTGCATATGCCGTTATCCGATATCCCTGTATTCAGAGCGGCCGCTGAAAAATACAATGTTGAGATCATTGACTTCAGACGCAGCAAACCCTTTGACCAGCTTCAATACTGGACCGGAAAGGTGTTTGAGGTCACCACCCCCAGAATTGCCGTGCTGGGAACGGACTGCGCATTAGGCAAACGAACCACCAGCCGGATGCTTGTGGAGATCTGCCGGGCAAACGAAATCAAAACGGAAATGATTTTCACCGGGCAGACCGGGTGGCTCCAGGGCTCCCCCTACGGATTTATTCTGGATGCCACACCCAATGATTTTGTCTGCGGCGAGCTTGAAGCGGCCATTGTTGACTGTGCGCAAACGTCCAGCCCGGATCTCATGATTCTGGAGGGCCAGTCCGCCCTTCGTAACCCTTTAGGCCCCTGCGGGTCTGAATTGATCGTATCCGGCAATGCAAAGGGGGTGATCCTGCAGCATGCCCCGTTCAGGAAATTTTTTGATACGGTGGAGGCCTTTGGCTGCCGCCTTCCCACGGTGGAAGATGAGGTCAAACTGGTTGAAATGTACGGGGCAAAGGTGATTGCTGTGACGTTGAACGGTGAAGGCGGCAGCCGGGAGGCCCTGGTTCGGTACGCACAGGAACTGAATGCTGCCACGCAACTGCCCGTGCTCGATCCTTTGAATGACGACCTGTCTGCGCTGTTACCGGTCATCAAAACCTTTATCGACAATTGCGGTCCCAAAATGTGA
- a CDS encoding dipeptide epimerase — protein MKIKKVTIFRENLELTRPYTIAYETFTHAENLFVHLETDTGLMGIGAGSPAEDVTGESIDACEQALNEHASALFEGVALSDAFSLFKIMEKKMAATPAAMAAMDIALYDLMGNVLNRPLVEILGQVHTSMPTSITIGIKSLGEMLAEADEYTGRGLRILKVKTGMDVDQDIERVCRLRDHVNADVRIRVDANQGYDVEQYKKFLAGTKGTNLEFVEQPLHADQTEKMAALTEDERNFSMADESLHKPVNAYDLIHPPKPFGLFNIKLMKCGGIAQGLEIAQIARRCGIGLMWGCMDESRVSIAAALHAALASPATRYLDLDGSLDLARDMVDQGFVIEDGVMRLTDRPGLGVRIL, from the coding sequence ATGAAAATAAAAAAAGTAACGATTTTCAGGGAAAACCTGGAGCTGACAAGGCCTTACACCATTGCCTATGAAACGTTCACCCATGCGGAAAATCTGTTTGTTCACCTTGAAACGGACACGGGACTTATGGGCATCGGGGCAGGGTCCCCGGCCGAAGATGTCACCGGTGAAAGTATTGATGCCTGTGAGCAGGCGTTAAATGAACACGCCAGCGCCCTTTTTGAAGGTGTGGCTCTGTCCGATGCTTTTTCTCTGTTTAAAATCATGGAAAAAAAGATGGCGGCTACGCCTGCAGCCATGGCGGCCATGGATATTGCCCTGTACGATCTTATGGGCAACGTCCTGAACCGTCCCCTGGTGGAGATCCTGGGGCAGGTGCACACCAGTATGCCCACGTCCATCACCATCGGCATCAAAAGTCTTGGCGAGATGCTCGCCGAAGCGGACGAATACACCGGTCGGGGATTAAGAATTCTCAAGGTCAAAACCGGGATGGATGTGGATCAGGACATCGAACGGGTGTGCCGTCTTAGGGATCATGTCAATGCAGATGTCCGCATCCGGGTGGATGCCAACCAGGGATACGATGTGGAGCAATACAAAAAGTTTCTGGCAGGCACGAAGGGCACGAATTTGGAATTTGTGGAGCAGCCCCTGCATGCGGACCAGACAGAAAAAATGGCAGCGCTGACCGAAGATGAACGAAATTTCTCCATGGCCGACGAAAGTCTTCACAAACCTGTCAACGCCTACGACCTGATTCATCCGCCAAAGCCCTTTGGACTGTTCAATATCAAGCTGATGAAGTGCGGCGGCATTGCCCAGGGCCTGGAAATCGCCCAGATCGCCCGGCGCTGCGGCATCGGTTTGATGTGGGGATGCATGGACGAAAGCCGTGTCAGCATTGCCGCCGCCCTGCATGCCGCCTTAGCAAGCCCTGCCACCCGGTACCTGGATCTTGACGGCAGCCTGGATCTTGCCAGGGACATGGTGGATCAAGGATTTGTCATTGAAGATGGTGTGATGCGCCTGACGGACCGGCCGGGCTTAGGTGTCCGCATCCTTTAA